In Tubulanus polymorphus chromosome 2, tnTubPoly1.2, whole genome shotgun sequence, a single window of DNA contains:
- the LOC141900040 gene encoding ubiquitin thioesterase zranb1-A-like: MEGSEGQKWSCEYCTYENWPVAKKCTLCHAPRPLQLISQAVSDPEQDIYKLAPLLTQDAASATSTSSFLISQCYDPTKKWSCPACTYLNWPRSQKCVQCMTARQQTPTTSEPSSTTASNEQQLSPLSINVNITPSGSPGSRHSSPSSPEAAKELNNDRNRLVALKQGKWTCRACTYDNWPKSNKCVICATHRGRQFEAGAAGGHSPRIISPDFDEQCSSSSTSTSNNRQSESRRRQSPTRSIRSAESPEIYGATAAPRIIQEDNNITQERKLKQIRNRLRKVDWLWLNACKGVIDGDVHAVEAYLTSGGNPARQLTNDEISLLGRPSAYEIGYTLVHLAIRYQREDTLAVLLTSTDTPSKAIKRVPSHVSPDLAADIRRDVAGNLRQRKGDFPCYFVTDLVTFALPAEIEDLPRPIQKQLFEELLDSDVQKELEVEEPIINWSVELTDRLGSRLYALWNRTAGDCLLDSVLQATWGIFDRDNTLRRTLADSLCDGAATFYPRWKEFESMQAQSLQFTLDESQWERDWAILLSLATQPGASLEQTHIFALAHILRRPIIVYGVKFVKSFRGDAIGFARFQGIYLPILWESSFCWKTPITLGYTRGHFSALVPLETDNDRNIGASCNLDGSTDQQITYLPLMDSEGKLLPIHFLSASQLGKEETIMHEWMDCCQTTGGLLVAQMKVGKKPGLVRQMIDEWLDFYRRLSHVVNNSQSSAAPVHTLSSDGESEDE, encoded by the exons ATGGAAGGATCTGAAGGACAAAAATGGTCATGTGAATATTGCACTTATGAAAATTGGCCCGTTGCGAAGAAATGTACCTTATGCCATGCTCCCCGACCATTGCAGCTCATCTCCCAGGCAGTTAGCGATCCCGAACAAGACATTTACAAGTTGGCCCCTCTCCTGACACAGGATGCTGCTAGTGCAACGAGCACaagttcttttttgataagCCAGTGTTATGATCCTACAAAAAAATGGTCGTGCCCAGCATGTACATATCTAAACTGGCCACGTTCCCAAAAATGTGTACAATGTATGACAGCACGCCAACAGACCCCAACGACATCGGAACCTTCATCAACTACAGCCTCAAATGAACAACAGTTGAGTCCTCTCAGCATAAACGTGAACATCACTCCATCAGGAAGTCCAGGATCTCGCCATTCCTCCCCAAGCTCACCCGAGGCGGCTAAAGAACTCAATAATGATCGTAATCGCCTTGTTGCTTTAAAACAAGGAAAATGGACCTGTAGAGCTTGTACATATGACAATTGGCCGAAATCGAATAAATGTGTCATTTGCGCGACGCATAGAGGACGTCAGTTTGAAGCAGGGGCAGCTGGTGGCCATAGCCCGAGAATTATATctcctgattttgatgaacaGTGCAGCAGTAGCAGTACCAGTACTAGCAATAATCGTCAAAGTGAAAGTCGCAGGCGACAGTCACCAACAAGAAGCATTCGCAGCGCTGAAAGTCCAGAAATATATGGAGCAACAGCTGCTCCTCGCATTATACAGGAGGACAATAATATCACTCAAGAGCGTAAATTAAAACAGATTCGCAATCGATTACGTAAAGTGGACTGGTTGTGGTTGAATGCGTGTAAGGGTGTAATTGACGGTGATGTACACGCAGTTGAAGCCTATTTGACGTCCGGAGGTAATCCCGCACGCCAGTTGACGAACGACGAAATATCACTGCTCGGTCGTCCAAGCGCGTATGAAATTGGTTACACGCTTGTTCATTTGGCGATTCGTTACCAACGTGAAGATACATTAGCAGTATTACTCACATCGACAGACACACCAAGCAAAGCAATAAAGCGAGTCCCATCTCATGTTAGCCCAGATTTGGCAGCAGATATTCGAAGGGATGTGGCAGGAAATTTACGCCAGCGAAAAGGAGACTTTCCTTGTTACTTCGTTACTGATTTGGTTACTTTTGCTTTGCCAGCTG AAATTGAAGATCTTCCGCGACCGATTCAAAAACAGTTATTTGAAGAACTCTTAGATAGCGACGTTCAGAAAG AATTAGAAGTTGAGGAGCCTATAATAAACTGGAGTGTCGAGTTAACCGATCGCCTTGGAAGTCGGCTGTACGCATTGTGGAATCGAACAGCTGGTGATTGCTTGTTAGATTCAGTGTTGCAAGCAACCTGGGGAATCTTTGACAGGGATAATACTTTACGTCGGACACTAGCTGATAGTCTGTGTGATGGAGCCGCTAC ATTTTATCCTCGCTGGAAAGAGTTTGAGTCTATGCAAGCTCAGTCCTTACAATTCACCCTCGATGAAAGTCAATGGGAACGTGATTGGGCCATCTTACTAAGTCTCGCTACTCAACCAG GCGCATCCTTGGAACAAACACACATATTTGCTTTGGCTCATATTCTCAGACGGCCAATTATTGTCTACGGTGTCAAATTTGTAAAAAGCTTTAGGGGTGATGCAATCGGCTTTGCCAGATTTCAAG GCATATATTTACCAATTCTGTGGGAATCCAGTTTTTGCTGGAAAACACCAATAACACTGGGGTATACACGGGGACATTTCTCGGCGCTAGTTCCTCTGGAAACTGATAATGATCGTAATATTGGTGCCAGTTGTAATCTTGATGGCAGCACTGATCAACAGATCACATACCTACCACTTATGGACAGCGAAGGCAAACTCTTACCAATTCATTTCTTATCAGCATCTCAG TTGGGTAAAGAAGAAACAATCATGCACGAGTGGATGGACTGTTGTCAGACAACGGGGGGCCTGCTAGTCGCGCAGATGAAAGTTGGTAAGAAACCAGGACTAGTTCGACAGATGATCGACGAATGGTTAGATTTTTATCGTCGATTATCGCATGTAGTGAATAATAGCCAGTCATCAGCAGCACCGGTTCACACATTGTCTAGTGATGGTGAATCTGAAGATGAATAG
- the LOC141898842 gene encoding uncharacterized protein LOC141898842 — protein sequence MSETRGYVDLRHKFIRGLIPLESFQRSRHYFKSAAECTSRAIVSLDLCDIPLKSVKQATQLEGIGNVLADKLKDICNDKDKYAADPPGQGRFVSSAPALLLTLLNMKEDRLKSTSEPSSKKVYAVSEASLCKVAAQLCEEKFLPADSTGFCIATWRLNILCSRGMVKKRTVNKKPVYELLPYGEQVALHLRGETSQPVGTSPLKNKRLQPSPRKLQDVNHFLDALYTNDTGQDDGVILLVDTQEWGGDAIGLSQLTRMIDQTSLTYRTKRLKTGDYQWIYRYKGIEYCLPFLVERKRGDDLANSIVDGRFFSQIDKMKAWSNEFVANKGIEMNGKVKYLIEGDLERYVVRCQDGCQGVGKCGNPPVDALQEIIEDLDCSTDFSVIRTQDIQTTVDVLVMLTADIKQRMNTGDFDVLFPNGFQLKDTVGSKENNNNNPGVSDEWVNYDGKNVLNVSRKMSTKSAALGKQQNSAEDSAENTNFQQSSVERNMFKSNVTSTVSKEELDTPGGLSSPHRQTIEVKTSYIQSSLQHNCCEEESKLTATSTADGSISGKEQLSDYHCNAPATDSTTDLTSNSLNDVTHDLDGVESANGEVIRENVLQSSCQKNKLSYNNHIDSGSSVLDYDQIVLHNDMNQKPAPKRKNSETDPYTDLFESDDDLFIGSKSGAKRKIKPMDNTGDSSLSSHLDSDMKKSKFVGTSAVSPSVETSTAEPVANIEAFVVTPAEQDLPETTCNESNVIVVAAEIHSHPAKSDSTNKASALKPTKMWRQHQLMDSSELDRIEEAPIVRTPRKVWPNIRDDISPNWTEHRSVLDDNSPPKQTAGKSQAVKDLYDMKPVNDLYLGDEERSPSMSPILTPSKFALPLSSTLGTPRKREINFSDILKQDVIPTGNKQSPVSLGKHRSEPVEIDSDDDSLPDISPSKSTDSSPDNLSHDKHIGLSNKRKSTESPTNKLQSEEAITRSVENKTPPSVLSAPKFESNPHISPMDTGVEAESQQTSSSSFNEYRSPSKTSDKWKHEIETIHCIVPQATLEEMARALEIHFGNVENAIGMLLDEYM from the exons agaCACAAGTTTATCCGAGGACTTATACCCCTAGAAAGTTTCCAGAGATCAAGACATTACTTTAAGTCTGCTGCAGAGTGTACATCACGTGCCATCGTATCGTTAGATTTATGTGACATACCCCTGAAATCTGTAAAACAAGCTACTCAGTTGGAAGGG ATTGGAAATGTATTAGCTGATAAACTGAAAGACATTTGCAACGATAAAGACAAGTATGCTGCAGATCCACCTGGACAAGGAAGATTTGTATCATCAGCACCTGCATTGTTATTAACTCTGTTGAATATGAAAGAAGATAGATTAAAATCGACTAGTGAGCC GTCATCTAAGAAAGTTTATGCGGTGTCAGAAGCATCATTGTGTAAGGTAGCGGCACAACTTTGCGAAGAGAAGTTTTTACCTGCTGATTCTACTG GGTTTTGTATTGCAACTTGGAGGCTTAACATCCTTTGTTCCCGTGGTATGGTGAAAAAAAGAACTGTCAATAAAAAGCCAGTTTATGAATTGTTACCGTATGGAGAACAAGTAGCTCTTCATTTAAGAG GGGAGACTTCGCAGCCCGTTGGTACAAGTCCTCTCAAGAATAAACGTTTACAACCAAGCCCCAGAAAATTACAGGATGTTAATCACTTTCTTGATGCTTTGTACACGAATGATACTGGTCAGGATGATGG tgTAATCCTACTGGTAGATACTCAAGAATGGGGTGGAGATGCTATTGGATTATCACAA CTTACACGGATGATTGACCAAACTTCACTAACGTATCGAACAAAACGGTTAAAAACTGGTGATTATCAATGGATTTACAGATATAAGGGAATAGAATATTGTCTTCCATTCCTAGTTGAACGTAAACGTGGAG ATGATCTTGCCAATAGTATTGTCGACGGGCGGTTTTTTAGTCAAATTGATAAGATGAAAGCTTGGTCCAATGAATTTGTTGCAAACAAGGGCATTGAAATGAATGGTaaagtgaaatatttaatCGAAGGTGACCTGGAGCGGTATGTAGTTCGCTGTCAGGATGGCTGTCAAGGCGTGGGTAAATGTGGCAATCCCCCAGTCGACGCTTTACAG GAGATAATTGAAGATCTTGACTGCAGCACTGATTTCTCCGTGATTCGGACACAAGATATCCAAACAACTGTTGATGTGCTTGTTATGCTAACTGCTGATATCAAACAAAG GATGAATACTGGTGATTTTGATGTGCTATTTCCCAATGGATTTCAACTAAAAGACACTGTGGGAAGTaaagaaaataacaataataatccAGGAGTTTCTGATGAATGGGTGAATTACGAtggtaaaaatgttttaaacgTATCTCGCAAGATGTCAACCAAATCAGCAGCTCTTGGGAAACAACAAAATTCAGCCGAAGATTCAGCCGAAAATACCAATTTTCAGCAAAGTTCTGTTGAAAGGAATATGTTTAAGTCTAATGTGACAAGTACCGTCTCTAAAGAGGAACTTGATACACCAGGTGGCCTTAGTTCTCCCCATAGACAAACCATTGAAGTGAAAACTTCTTATATTCAATCATCTTTGCAACATAACTGCTGTGAAGAAGAATCAAAATTAACGGCAACTAGTACAGCTGACGGCTCCATTAGTGGCAAAGAACAATTGAGTGACTACCATTGTAATGCACCGGCTACAGACAGTACGACTGATTTAACATCAAACTCATTAAATGATGTTACTCATGATCTGGATGGCGTTGAGAGTGCAAATGGTGAAGTAATTAGAGAAAATGTGCTTCAGAGCAGTTGCCAAAAAAATAAACTCTCATATAATAACCATATTGATAGCGGATCATCTGTTCTTGATTATGATCAAATAGTATTGCATAATGATATGAATCAAAAACCAGCTCCAAAAAGAAAGAACTCTGAAACTGATCCATAtactgatttatttgaaagtGATGACGATCTTTTCATTGGATCGAAATCGGGTGCAAAACGAAAAATTAAACCGATGGATAATACAGGTGactcatcattatcatctcaTCTAGATTCGGACatgaaaaagtcaaaatttgtgGGTACTTCTGCTGTCAGCCCTAGTGTAGAAACATCAACTGCTGAACCAGTGGCGAATATTGAAGCATTTGTGGTGACACCTGCTGAACAAGATCTCCCTGAAACGACTTGCAATGAGAGTAATGTGATTGTAGTTGCTGCTGAAATTCATAGTCATCCAGCTAAAAGTGACTCAACGAATAAAGCCTCAGCACTGAAACCTACTAAAATGTGGAGGCAACATCAACTTATGGATAGCAGTGAATTAGATCGAATTGAAGAAGCCCCAATTGTAAGAACTCCTCGCAAAGTATGGCCGAATATAAGAGATGACATATCTCCCAATTGGACAGAGCATCGTTCAGTTTTGGATGACAACTCTCCCCCCAAACAGACTGCAGGGAAATCACAGGCTGTTAAGGATTTATACGATATGAAACCAGTGAATGATTTATATCTTGGGGATGAAGAGCGCTCTCCTTCAATGTCGCCAATTTTGACGCCTTCAAAATTTGCTCTCCCCCTGTCATCAACTTTGGGTACTCCTCGCAAAAGAGAAATAAACTTTTCAGATATATTGAAACAAGACGTTATTCCAACTGGAAATAAACAATCTCCAGTGTCACTTGGTAAGCATCGAAGTGAACCAGTTGAGATTGATTCAGATGACGATTCATTGCCTGATATCAGTCCCTCGAAATCCACTGATTCATCACCAGACAATTTGTCTCACGATAAACACATCGGACTATctaacaaaagaaaatcaacagaatCTCCAACAAATAAATTACAATCTGAAGAGGCTATTACTAGATCCGTCGAAAATAAGACACCACCTTCAGTTTTGTCAGCGCCgaaatttgaatcgaatccCCATATTTCTCCAATGGATACAGGAGTTGAGGCAGAATCACAACaaacatcgtcatcatcattcaaCGAATACAGATCACCAAGTAAGACTAGTGATAAATGGAAGCATGAAATTGAAACTATACATTGCATTGTTCCGCAGGCAACTCTTGAAGAGATGGCCCGTGCATTGGAAATACATTTCGGGAATGTCGAGAATGCAATTGGTATGTTGCTGGATGAGTATATGTAG